The following coding sequences are from one Eublepharis macularius isolate TG4126 chromosome 19, MPM_Emac_v1.0, whole genome shotgun sequence window:
- the LOC129346474 gene encoding olfactory receptor 13H1-like codes for MGAPNETMLTEFILTGLSEYPRAQAVLFCFLLMAYLVSNLGNGLIIILIIADPQLHNPMYFFLCVLSLIDLLITNNTVPEVLANCFFYMPTISYYRCLIQMYVGMILFSTETILLAIMAYDRFAAICQPLHYMQIISWRFCINLVASTIALSFLITFITVLLQPTDFCGHYVINHFACEIQTFLKLTCSDTHTGEIFVHISSLFLLVPPFSFIVVTYGRIGWAVLHIRSAQGRKKAFSTCSSHLTVVSIFYGALMIMYLKPQQKSLSEGEKIVSVMYGAMTSMLNPVIYSLRNRDVKAAFWKVVGGKMSR; via the coding sequence ATGGGAGCTCCCAATGAGACAATGCTGACTGAATTCATCTTGACTGGATTATCGGAATATCCCAGAGCACAGGCTGTGCTCTTCTGTTTCTTGTTGATGGCGTACCTCGTCAGCAATCTTGGCAACGGCCTCATCATCATATTGATTATTGCTGATCCGCAGCTCCATAATCCCAtgtatttctttctctgtgtCCTCTCTTTGATTGATCTTCTCATCACCAACAACACAGTCCCTGAGGTCTTGGCCAATTGTTTCTTTTACATGCCCACCATCTCCTACTACAGATGTTTGATCCAGATGTACGTTGGAATGATCCTTTTCTCAACTGAAACGATCTTGCTGGCCATCATGGCGTACGATCGCTTCGCTGCCATATGCCAGCCCCTCCACTACATGCAGATCATAAGCTGGAGATTCTGCATCAATCTGGTGGCGTCAACCATAGCTCTGTCCTTCCTGATAACTTTTATCACGGTGCTGTTGCAGCCAACTGACTTCTGTGGCCACTATGTCATCAATCATTTTGCGTGTGAGATACAGACTTTTCTCAAACTGACTTGCTCGGATACACATACTGGTGAGATCTTTGTACATATTTCCAGCCTCTTCCTGCTAGTACCCCCCTTCAGTTTCATTGTTGTGACATATGGGCGCATAGGCTGGGCTGTCCTGCACATCCGCTCTGCCCAAGGTCGCAAGAAAGCCTTCTCCACCTGTAGTTCTCACCTCACTGTGGTCAGTATCTTCTATGGTGCTCTCATGATCATGTACTTAAAGCCTCAACAAAAATCTCtttctgaaggggaaaaaattgtaTCTGTAATGTATGGGGCTATGACTTCCATGCTCAACCCGGTAATATATAGCTTGAGAAACAGAGATGTGAAGGCAGCTTTCTGGAAAGTGGTTGGAGGGAAAATGTCAAGGTAA